The following nucleotide sequence is from Drosophila takahashii strain IR98-3 E-12201 chromosome 3L, DtakHiC1v2, whole genome shotgun sequence.
AACACATTCTTGTGACATACAAATCAGTAATAATAAATCgacaattgttttttttttctattttctactactattactattttaaaaaaaaatgtatttaaggtagacctttttaaacttttaatgaattgatattaaacattaaaacataaattatttcttaaagaatttttgtggaaatattttataagtaagtataaaatatatataagaaagtaagtaatatatataagtataaaAGATTGAATACAGCTACTTCTGAAATTTAAGGAAACCTTTGAGAAGTATATTATAGTCTGAACCTTTTTCACACccctaaattttatttgattgagcGACGGCATGTGAAGCTAAACTTTTTAAGATTACATTTTCGTTCGATTGTTTTAAGTTTCTATCCAAAATGAAACTCAGCGGTTTTAGAAGCCTCAATCGAAGGACCATTAATCAGAGCTGCGTAAGCCGATGAAGGCCGCAAAATGTCAGCTGCATGGGCATTTTAATGATTAATTCGCGCTGAGAGCCTTTCAATTAAGGACCTCGATTTGCATGCCACAACAATTCGGGCCTTAGGATCCATTCAAACTAATTGAAGGCGTTTGCCTGCGAGTCTGGGTGATGgatggatgaaaatggtggggCAATCAATTTGAAAGTGTTTATGGAGTTGGGATACTTGACCGCAAGCTGTCGATACGGCGACAGCTGCACTTGCGGCATTTGCCTAAGCTTCCTGAAGACTGAgtggaattaaattaaagaagcTGTATGGGATAGCTGATGTAAATGGATTGGAGGTTGGAGTAAGAGTAAAGTGCATTTCAGGTTgcgactttaaaattaaaaattcctcGTCCCGGAGTTGAATCCACTGACTTGCCCTCTCGCATTCATTGTTTGGCGTAATTGTTGTGTAAGTAATGCCCATGGAAATCCAAAAGCACCCCTCTTTGGGAAAGGGAATATCCACTTTGTTCATTTGTTTGTTCGGCCCAAAATGCACTCGGCTTGTGCCTTGTAATCCCTGTAAGCTCTGAACACCTGATGGACCCACTAAATGACAAATTGAGATTTTTCCCACATGTTCAACTCGATTCTGTCGCTTGAAAAAGGGGGCGGTGAGCGATGCGGGCCATTTGGGAGCATTTAGATCTAAATTTACCCAAACCATGGAAGAGATTTCAATTTGTGTTTTGACTGGGCGGAAGATGAGGGCGCTCGAGGCACAAAGTTCATGTCAAGAACGATGATGAATGGGCACAACAATTGCTTTGGACAAAAGATAAGGTTGGCTAAGGGGTTTTTAAAGCACTTTTAAAGAACTTAAGAAACCAAAAggaagtttaaaaaattgataacTTAAAGGAATGCTGAAGTTTTCATGAAACCTAATCCCTGTCTTGAAAATAACTTTAAGAGGAATATAAAAgcaatcttgacaatttacggaactttaaaatatttttttaagaatgcatttatttacaaggaaattcaaaaaaatattcgcaCTGAATTAGgaaaaaattatgtaaaataaataaaaatgtcaaattcattttgaatttttaaaattcagtgcgaatatatttttggatgtATGATaagaataaacaattttttaaagtagtaTATTAATGTCAACTATGTAAATTACTTACCGCTCAACACCAGTAAATCTGGGATGACGATGCTTGCGCGACATCAACAGTCCGCCGCCCCAAGCAGCCTATaaagaatttaagaaaagatagaatatcatattaaaatatcttcTGGACTATAATCTcccaatataataaaaaaatgttctttctaaaattaatggatattttctttatttttgttattcttCCCAAAGAACTCACATCGATGTGCATCCAGCAGTTGTACTTCTGGCAGATATCAGCAATCGTGTTGATATCATCGAAGGCCCCCAGAACGGTGGTGCCGGCAGTGGCGTTCACGAAGAACGGGATGTCGCCCTTGGCCTTGCGCTCCAGGATCAGGCGCTCCAGCTCCGAGGTGATCATCTTGCCGTGCTCATCCGAGGGCACCACAATGCAGTGATCAGTTCCCAGGCCACAGACGGCGGCACAAGATTTAATCGAGTAATGGCACTGGTCCGAGGTGAACATCACCAGGGTTCCGGGCAATCCCACCGAGCCGTGCTCCTTGTAGTTGGGGAACATCTTGTGGCGAGCGGCCAGGAAGGCATACAGATTGGAGATGGAACCTCCGGGGGCCAGGATCGAATCGCCACCCGACCAGCCGATAATCTCACGCATCTTGGTCAGCACAACGTTTTCCATCAGGATAAAGACCGGTGCAATCTCGTAGGTGAACATGTTGGTGTTGGCCGTGGCCGTCAACCACTCGCCGGCCATGGAGATCAGGTCCAGACCATTGGACAGTTGGTTGAAGAAGTGGGGATGTCctgaaaattataaagaaaatgttaaaaattaattacaaaattctattattttctgtattttgaattttatttctctgattttaaaactcccacaaaataaacaaattcagtttgtttaatatatactttataaaattaaagttcCAAGTTCCAATTTATATTcttaattcaatatttgtaATCATGTTACTAttagtaaaatcaaatcaattccaaTGTTAAGGTAAATGTAgataaagtttatttattgttgctcccaaatttgcaaataaaaatcttcAGTATATCTATTATCAAACTTGTTCAATATTGGGCATTATTATTAACTCTTACAAAAATCGTAAaccaaactttttaaaataaataaaattttaaaaaaaacccctTAAATATCTATGTAAATTGCAGTATTGTACTTTTTAACTAGACCTTTGTCTCAAGTTAAATTCCtgtctttaattaattttttcggaAGTAATACTTGTGACATTTTCTATGTGCTTGCCTAATGTAGCAGAAAATGCTTTCCATTTAGCCACGGCTGTCTGTTCAGGCTGTCTCTTCAAGTCTTCAAGGGACTTTTCTCGCTTCTCCGGAGAGCAGAGTGATTCTAAGCTGACAGCAGATGTGCCTGGCAGCTGtgcttccttttttgttttattaaaaatatatatatgtatatattcgaGGGCAGTGGCAAAGTGAAACAAAAGGACGAACGGCTGACTGGCCtcgaaaggaaaaaaatatctatggAGGAAAACGAAAAAGGACGATAGAAAAAGACCGCCGGAAGTGCATATGTTCAAGGGCAGACGGTACAAGGTCCAGAGGCCAATCGATTGGGGATAGTCTGCTCAACAAGTTTAGCCCTGTAATCCTTAAGCCTACTGCTCCTGTTTCTCCCCCTGCTGAGCTCCATAAATTGCTCATTTATTGTAGCTAATTGCGACTTGCCGAGCTTCGATTTTCGGGGTGCTGTATGTGGAAAAACTCCCACGAAGAATCACAAAATGCTTTCAGTCACCATCAGGAAGCTGTCCAACTCCCCGATTTTTATCCCATCCCAACGCTATTCCAGCTTGAACCCTTCGGCGTCTGTCAGTTCACATCTTGAGTGCCATAAGTCGTGTGATTAAAATCCCATTGCCCACAAGGCTAAATCCACccacagaaataaaatatatctgcACTAGGAAAAATACTAAAGCGTTGTTAAATAATCTTAAATatctaaagttttttttaaattaaatagaaaaattgtttaataaaaatgtatgtctctagattttttaaaagaattataatttataatattaatctaGATTTCCAGTAATCATAAATAGAAAGCGATTTTAATAATCATGACTAAGTTCAAACATATCTTTCTGGActctttaaacaatttttgctcgtatagtattatttattaaaaattacaatggtttttaatatttttgtatcgcgtaattaatttaaaacatacTCATTTACTTTATTTCAACTAATTCTTTTCGTAACATTTTTCTCTCTGTCTAAACTGACAGAGCGTTGGCATCcaaacatttcaatttgcGCATGTGGCCAGGATATTCTCGTTGGAAGGACGACACGACTCGACTCGAATCGAGCGGATTCACCCTCGCCCCAGCAGCCATTCATTCGCATCAAAGGATCAGGAATGCAGCGAGTCAGAAAATAACAACGGATTTTGATTAAAGCTCCCCTCGTTTTTATAGAGTCCTCAGTCCTTCGAGAAGGAAGGAAGCCCTGTATCCTTCGTATCAGGTTGCCCGTCTGACAGGGCGCGCATTATGTGAGATTACGGATCATAAATGGGACTCTTATCGGGTCTGCCGGGAAGGCAAAGTATGGATAAAGGAGTCCTGACATTACTATCTTTTAAAGAGAAAAATGTTtgtgactttttattttttagaaatatttttaattaaattttttttttttctactaTTAACTCtgtttttatgaaaaatggaaaatttaaaaaaaggctataaaaaattgaaattattaaaaaattgtaattcccaaaaaactttcacttttacagaattttaattatcaataaatttatcatattaatatcttataatattttttaacataatAAGTAACTATTAAAAGACGTATTTGGAGTTCCCAagtataattttcttttaccacAATCTTATTAACCCGCAACTTTCTTTTAACAAAAGCTTACTTCCTAATCTCATTTTAATGAGAGGAAAACTAATTTCAACTTGAGCCAAAACTTGAGCTTCCCACCATATAAAGCGGTTCTATGACTATGCATCCTAATTACGTTTCTTTTAGCCTTCCCAAAAGTTTCCCATGCAATCTGAGTTTATTCAGTTGCCGTCTTGATTGCGTAgagttttaattcaatttttggcAAACCAAATGGGAGCAGAAGGCTAAAACGGCAGCAGTCCTCATTTCCTGCGAAGAACAGCAAATCAAGGAAGCAACGCCTGCTTCCGAGACAAGGCCGCAGTTTCCGGGGGTGGTGGGTGTTGTGTTTCTCCTGGGGTTGAGTGGGTGGGGTGTGCCGTAGTAAATACGCTTATTATCGATACTCCAAACACAATTGCGGTCACGTGCGAGGACTGCACAAACATCGAAGGACAAAGACAGCGACGGACGACTGGGGACAGACTCTCTGCCTCTCGCATTAATTTtcaatgaaatcaaatcagcAAGGACATTCAAAACAAGCTAGAGGAAACTATGATAGAACATATAGACCTCGGAATACCTTAGAAATTTAGgaaatttgatttaagaaatatttcattatttgagTATATTTAATAAAGGACGTTTTAGAagcttttattttgaaaaaataattataaaatatttttagtggtttagatataaaatattatctgaaacttgaataaaataacaaagaaatatatattttaaaagttacatAAAAAGATGCAAAGATtaaggtttattttattatttatattttgagtatattatttattatataattgattttttatatttttgttaccaACATTCCCCAATACCCCCTTTATCATCAAATAGTgggtataaaaaagttaaaagtgaAACGTGCGAATGACTTTTGGCTGCTAAAGCCGCCAAAGCACACAAAGAaccctttgcctttgcctgaTTTATGATTGATGGCGAACTGAAGCTGAATCTGAATCAGAATCGCAGGGGGATTACAGACCCCTTAGGCGAGTGTTTTTGAAAGGTGTAAACAAGCCGGGGCCGCAGCTCAATGGGCCATAAAATGGCATTGTCTGCTGTCTGCACTCCCTGTACATCCCAGTGCGACTACATACATATCTCGCCGAGTGCCATCAATATGCTAATGTGCTTATCTACAAGGCTGCACACTTTGTGCTCTCTATAATACGACCGCAAGGTCCAGAGGCACGCGTCCTGCCCCTTTgcccttaaaaaataaaaaataaatatgccaCAGACAAAAATCATATGCTAAGCAGGGACAAATTTGATTAATCCCCAACTGAGCAAACTTTAGAGGGCGATaataaaaagtgaaattaaaaagtttagatcacctttgaatatttatgaTAACTTGATAGGGCTTGGTTGACAggtttaaagaaattaaacatttttgaaaagttGCTATGTgactagaaaaatattttatattaattaataaaattaatttactttttaacttCCTATATTGAACTTATTTGAGAAACCTTTAGAAGGTAACACTCAGAactgaactttaaaaatgtaaatcacCTCTGAATATTCATAAGAGCTTGGAAAACTGAGAGATTTGATGTTAAATCCGCTTTTCAGgatttttgcaaattaaattacatataaaattatcgtttgtatttatttaaaattgttttatccATTTCTAATTCTCCCTAACGCTTcgttattttaggtatattaGTTTTATCAATTCTTAaccagtgtttttttttattgttttttcatacttttataattttaattaatttttttgacttACCCGTCTTAACTTGGTACTTCAGCGTGGTGGCACAATCCTCGATGAGTTGCTGCAGTGGCAAGGCGCGATCGGGCACATCGAGATCCAGGAGGCGCTTCATGTCCTCGGGATGGTGGAAATCCAGGATCTTCTCATTGCGGTCGTTGGTGGCCTTTACATAGTCCAAAAGCACATCTACTACCTTCAGCAGGAACTCCCGTGTCTCCGGTCCAGCCGAAACTGTGGTGGGCATGAGATCTGGATaggaaaaacaacagcaaaaaaGAGAAGAGGGAAATGAGTATTTCTTATCGGTAAATATGAAAAGCGTGCCCCGCTGCTGACAGGAAAAATGGTTTTTCTCTCTTATCGTGATATATGGCCATTATTATTGCGATGATTTGTGGGGAGGCCGTGTCGTAAAAAGAGATGACTGGCTTTTTTTGGATGAAAGGTAAGGTAAGTCAAATCTGGTCAGGGGCTGACTGAGATTTCAATTATTCTTTCCGACTTTTTAGGCTCATTCACCGAGAAAATAAAATGCGTATGAAGTAAaggaaacttttatttaaattagtaaaatGCTAGTTTTgctaaaaactaataaaacatttttaaaataattaataataaagttaacttataattaaataaggaaaaaaaattacaagccTAAAAATATACCTTAAATTGCTTTTTAACAACCACTATTTTCCGATTAATTTAGTACTTATTTGtcttcaaaaaattatgaataatcaaacaatataagaattaaaagcatttaaaaatactaatttggtttatatcttttaaatcttattttatttaagtgcAATATTTTCCTtgaaaaaaatcccaaaaactaAGGATTAAAAAGCTGTACATCAAGCAAGGATTTTTATGGAAACTAGCTGGATTTGGGCAGTGCACCCTTGTGGTTTGAGCACATCCTTGGCTGTACGAACAGCAAGGACACATCGTCCTTTTGCGGTGGCTGCAATTAATTACTGGGGCTTTTGTTTAAGCATCAGCAGTGGCCACTAAGCCACCGAGCAAATGGGAGCAGCTCCATTAGAAGCCAGCTGGAATCAATTGGAAACTTAACGTTGCGCATGAttaccattttattttcgggGGAAGGACTTTTTCGGGGTGGTGGGACAAATTGTAGCAATTTCAAAAATTCCTCGAGTTTACGGCCAagaagttaaataaaatttaatgtgcTCGACTGGGTGCTCAGTGTCAAAGGCAGACGGAGTTCTGAGTTCCGAGTTCTGAATCCAGAATCCCGAATCCTTGGGAAGCATTAAAAACAGCCGTCGTCACACACGAGAGTCCTGGAATCGAGCGTGAGCAATATCCTGTGACTAAACGGTTTATGTTTGTTGGCCTTTCAATTTGAGGCACGCGTCTGCCGCCTCGGGGAGAGTCCTGCCACCTTTTTCCTGGTCCTTGGTAGAAACTTATATCGAAATGGTGGTGGATTTGTTTGACTTTCTGTCTGTTTGTTTCGTATTTGTCGGGGAAAATCTGTTACAGAGCAACAGTCGCCAGTTTCACGCTTCAGCGAAGCCAAAAACACACAAGGACATACGAAACAGGAGCTACCACAGTGCAGGGCCATTTATCAAGGACACGAGTGTCCTGGACAGCCCATGTCCTTAGACAGAAGCAGTAGCCATTGCCCATTTGCTGTTCCGTGTCCCTGGCTGTGTCAGTTTAACAATCGTTTATTATTTGAACAGCCAAAAGCGATTCGAGTGCAGTTATGCGGAGGAGAGGACCAATGTTTGCCAGGATTATTATCCCACAGGCGAAGTAATGCCCCCCTTCGGAATCGTGTTCATAAAATATGTTTCGTGTGCAGGAATGTGACAGGCTGAAGTAGCAAGTACGGAAAATAAATCTCGGCTATCTGCTAAAATTAATACCTTGTTTTGTTGCAATTTATGACTATGACAGAAGTCTGTAAGCTTGAATATTAATTACTTATGTAaccaattattttcttttattgatttacgcgtaaaaattgtatttcattTACGTACACTAAGCATGTGGAAATATTCAGTAAAATATGTCTAAGATactcataatttaaaaaacaaaataaaataaacaattggGTTTAAGGAAAATTGTATCATATTTAATTGATAATAAGAAATGAATaacaatcatttaaaaaaaaaatttgcaagcAAAAacggtaaaaacaaaaaagaataaaaattttatggccTAAAATATAAGCGCATtcagtattttaaatattaacaaagtaaaatcactaaaaatgttttaacctaatttttacattattttaaattagttttttgaaattttcgaAGAGGTATAAATTAAtacaatacaattaaaatataatcttaaagtaataaaaaattgacttaacatttattttttgtatttaaataaaaataattttgtaacaaTCGTGGAAAAGAATTTATACCTATTATTTAGGTACATATATGTGacacaattattattttattcccAATAtccttttttcatatttttaaataaatgaacaaaaaatacttaccATATGCCGTCAGTTTGCCCGTCCTCTCGGACAGTTTATACCCGTTGGGATTGAGTGCCATTTTCTCCTCTGCAAGGATAAAAGGTAAGAAAAGTGTATTAATTACTAAGGGTAATCCCAAGAAGAGAGTCTGCTCCTAAGAACTCCTATGGAAAAATGGATCTCTTGGCCAAATGAAGTGAGTCAATGTTATGTAATCGACCGAAATTCAAAGACCCCCAGGCAGGTGTTACATAAGACCTTGCCTTTCGAaagccccctccccctcctttTTTACACCAacccacacacaaacacaaattgcataaccaagacaaacaaacaaacggtGTGAAAATGCAATGGGCGTGTAAATAAACAGAGTGGAGAATGGAAAGGGAAGTTGGGGGGATGGGGATTGGGTAGAGGGGGTCTTGAGACAAGGACAACTGAAGGGCAAGTTCCCAGAGGGAGGTAAATATCTGGTATACAGTATATACACTGATTTCGAGGACCCCTCCTCTCCATTTTGGCGCCATCTGCTATTGCGCAGTGAGTGTTAAGCCAATTTCCTGCgactgtaaatatatatatcgctATATATCCTCTATGTAATTTACATGGGGATACAGACAGCTGCAGTTAATGggcgaagaagaaggaaaaaccTTGGACAGTACGAAACTTATGCAATCGTTTTACTGGGGAGTCTTACCGATAATCCTGCGGATATCGTCGATATACTGCTTTAGATAATTCACTTTGACTCTTTTAACGCCGACGAGGCTTTCGGGGTAACGAATAAAAAAACTAGAAAGTTCTAGAGGAGAATGTGCGAAATGTATCGAAATGTAACTCTAAGATGGAGCTGCGAGTGCTACGAGTGGTCTTCTAAATTACGGCGCAAAACTTACAGAGTTCCTGTTTCTTAGCAATCaaaaaacactgaaaaaaacacTCGCGGGACGGAGCCTGTAACTCACTGATAAAAACGGACTTTACTAGCGGAAATAGAGGAATTTTTCTTTACAATATATATCTTctttttgttatatatatcTTTAGCAACTTTCACTTGTTTTACAGAGAACTGTTAGGGAACTGAGCAGCCTACACTCGCTGACGATCTGCGGAGCTATGAGCAGCAGCATCCGACTGGGCTGCCTACGAAGCTTTTCCACAGCCACACAAAATGGCTGCCTCTCTTGCATAACCTTCAGCCAGGAAAGGAAAATGCGGGAAATTCTCCGGGGTGACGTCATTGATTTTTCGGCAACCATCTTTGTTAAGGCCATTTTAGCGTGGGCGGAGCTTCAACCATGCGCGCCCCAAAGTATCCAACAGATACATAAAATATGTGCGCAAGCCTggtaaatactaaaaaaaaaagaaagaaaaatatataaaaaaggaaataaagatTGTGTGGGGGGCGACCAAATGAAAAGCTAATTAACAAACTAATTTTGCCACTGTTTCTGACATTTACAATGACCCACAACTTTTTATGAGAGTTCCGTCGAATGACAGTGAAAAAAACCCCCTATAATTGCTGCCGTTTCCCTTATATGTAGGATATACATATAGGACCTAAAACATAGAAATAGTAGTATATAGAACAAAACGAAATTTGGGTCAAAGCTAAAAGtccccttcttcttcttcgcccATGCAAAAAAGATATATATCTGCGAAGTGAAATTGCATCATTTCCAATAGAACGCTTttcatagcatacttttgagGGCCCTGAGAACACGCATATAGTGGAATGTTATATAACTTGTAAAAGAACCAAAGGGGCCAAAGGGAAATGATGTCCATCAAAGCGGAGAGGCTTAAACAACGAGAACATGAAAAAAACACTACCCCCCCTAGAAGAGTTTCTCCCCACTTTTTATCTGACATGGAGCAGCTGGCGAAGGATGTTGCCTTGGTCTCCTCGGTTCTTGGTCCTGGCACAGGATCCACTGCGTCAGCATTTTCGTTGCGAAGGCTCTGGCACTTGAAAAGTGTCTTTCGATGTAACTGATTGCAACTTAAGAAGGCCATTACAGTAGCAATAACTCCCCTGCAAGTCCTTGTGATCAATCTTTTATTGAATGTCAGTTCACCATATTGATAACATGAAGTAGGCGGCTTTTAACAAGaacttttaaacacttttgtaTGGTTTTATTAAAGAGAAGCTATAAGCTTTAATAGGgcaataacaatttaaatcatttaatatttgaaaatttattaaaaagtcaaTTAGGTAATTTTCTCGTCTACAAAAGTAGTCAATTCAGAAGTCGatcacaaatattttttaatgaacttCATCattatatcttattttatcATCGAGATT
It contains:
- the Gad1 gene encoding glutamate decarboxylase; its protein translation is MALNPNGYKLSERTGKLTAYDLMPTTVSAGPETREFLLKVVDVLLDYVKATNDRNEKILDFHHPEDMKRLLDLDVPDRALPLQQLIEDCATTLKYQVKTGHPHFFNQLSNGLDLISMAGEWLTATANTNMFTYEIAPVFILMENVVLTKMREIIGWSGGDSILAPGGSISNLYAFLAARHKMFPNYKEHGSVGLPGTLVMFTSDQCHYSIKSCAAVCGLGTDHCIVVPSDEHGKMITSELERLILERKAKGDIPFFVNATAGTTVLGAFDDINTIADICQKYNCWMHIDAAWGGGLLMSRKHRHPRFTGVERADSVTWNPHKLMGALLQCSTIHFKEDGLLISCNQMSAEYLFMTDKQYDISYDTGDKVIQCGRHNDIFKLWLQWRAKGTEGFEQQQDRLMELVQYQLKRIREHPDRFHLILEPECVNVSFWYVPKRLRGVPHDAKKEVELGKICPIIKGRMMQKGTLMVGYQPDDRRPNFFRSIISSAAVNEADVDFMLEEIHRLGDDL